In the genome of Diaphorobacter sp. HDW4A, the window CCAGATCGAGTCCGTCGAGACTGATACTCCCTGCACTCGGCTTGTACATGCCTGCAAAAAGCTGCAGCAACGTCGACTTGCCCGCCCCCATGCGGCCAAGCACGGCGATCTTCTCGCCGGGCTGCACGCGCAGGTTGGGCAATTCCAGCGCGGGGCGCTTGGCTTCTTCGGAGTACTGAAAGCGCACGCCGGTCGTGCGGTAGTTGCCATTGACATGTGCAACATGCACACGGCGCGCGTCATCCGGAACGTCCACCGGACGCTCCATGAGCTTGTTCAGGCCTTCACGTGCCACCTTGGCTTGTTGCCAGCGCGCAAGCAGGCTGGAAATTTGCGCCATGGGGGAGACCATGCGCGAGGACAGGATCGAGCTGCCGACCAGCGCACCGGTCGTCATGTCGCCCTTCATCACAAAATAGCAGCCGACCAGCAACACCACGGCGTAGATGACGCCTTGAATTTCTTGCGTCCAGGTCATCAGCGTATTGGTCAGAAAGCGCTGGCGCATGCCAATGTCGGCCGACACCATGTTCACATGGTTCCAGCGGTTCTGGAAACGCGGCTCGGCGCGTAGCGACTTGATGTCGTCGAGTCCTTGCACAGCCTCCACCAACATCGCGTTGCGCAGCGCCGATTCACGCATGCCGGCGTTGGCAAGGCGTGCCAGCGGCCGCTGGGCCAGCAGCCCGGGCAACAGCAGCAGCGGCAGCGCGGCCAGCGGAATCCAGACCAGTTGGCCGCCGATCAACCACAGCACGCCAAGGAACAGGAAGAAGAACGGAATGTCCGCCGCGGCGCCGATGGTTGTCGACGTCAGCAACTCGCGCACCTGATCGATCTCGCGGATCTGCGCAATGAAGCTACCGGTCGACTTGGGCCGCGCGTCATAGCGTAGCCGCAGCGCACGGCCGAAGACCGTCTCGGAGATCTGCAGGTCGGCACGCTTGCCGAGAATGTCGATGATGTAGGTTCGACACAGCCGCATCAGAAACTCGAACGCAATGGCCAACATAACGCCGCCGAACAGCACCCAGAGCGTGGATTCCGACTGCGAGGGCACAACGCGGTCATAGACCTGCATCGAAAACATCATTCCCGACAATGCAAGCACGTTGGCCACGAGCGAGGCCAGCACGACCTCGCCATAACGGTGCCAGTCCGCGAGCGCGATCTTCCAGAACCAGCTCGGCTTCCACGGCTTGATGTACTCGTCGACACGCGCATCGGGCACATCAGCGAGTGGGCGCAGCAGCGCGGCGCGCACGACGAGCTTCTTGAGCTCCGCGCCGTCCATGGCGGATTCGACGCCCTGCTCGCCGCTGAACGTGATGCCGACCTTGTTCTTGGCATTGACCGTGCGGATCACGCCGACGCGGCCATCGGTGAGCTCCACCGCAATCGGCAGACGCCAAGAGTCGAGCAGCGAGTTGTCGAACCCCGAGAGCCGCAGACTCAGGCCCATCTGGCGGGCCATGATCTCAAGCAGCGTATCCAGCGACGTTCCGCTCTCCCACGCCAGCGCCACACGTGCATTTTCAGCTGACGCCCCTATGCCGTAGTGGCGACCGACCATCAGCATGGCATCGAGCCACGCCGTGTACTGTTTAGGCAATTCCATCTCTATTCAACTCCTGGCTACAGCCACCAACGGCACGCGCCACGTCATGTAGTTATGAGGTTTCGGGGGCACGCATCCATTGCATTGGTGCGTGCCCCAAAAATCACGGCAGCAGTTCCATGCCCTGGACGATCTTGTTGTTCAACCCGAAAAATTCGCGCAGGCGTCCCGTTGCAGCGAGGTACTCGAGACGGTATTGCCACAGGTCGTGCGTGAGACCCTGCGCATCGGCATCCGCCTGGTGGATCTCCTGTTCGGCGTTCAGCAGATCCAGAATCGAGCGCGTGCCCAGCTGGTACTGCTCGCGATACAGGTCGCGCACCGACAGAATGCTCTGCTTGCGATGCTCCACATCGGCCAGACGGGCCTGCCCGCCCAACGCCAGTTCCTTCCATGCGCGCGACTGATCGCCCGCCTGAAGCAGCGCGGTTTCGATGCGCTCGCGGGTGGCGGCCTCTTCGGCGGCGGCGGCACTGATCTGCGCATCCGCCGCTCCGCCCTGATAGAGCGGAACGGACAGATTGACCTGCAGCGAGTGGTACATGCCATGTCTCTCGTAGGTATTCGGATTGATGCCCTTGACCGCTTTGTTCCCTGTGGCATCAAGCGTGATCGTCGGCCACTTCGAGGCGCGCGTGTTGACGAGCTGAGCCTTGGCGGCTTGCCGCTCCGCCTGAACGATCAGTACCTCGGGAAGCATTTGGAAGTCGGGCGTACCGCTCATCCAGAGCGTATCGTCCTGAAGGCCCGGCAACACCGACACCGTGCGCGCGCCGACCTCACCGACGAAGGTGCGTAACTTCTGTCGCCATTGCGCGAGTTCGGAAGACATCTGTCCCAGATTGGCGCGTGCACCTTGCACTCGGGCGCGCGCCTGGATCGGGTCTGCCTTGGTGCTGAGACCTGCATTCGCACGCAACTCGGCCAGTTCCAGCACTTTCTCCACCGCGTCGACCTGCGTCTGCGCAGTATCGGTCAACGCCTGAAATCGATGCACCATCAACACCGCCTCTGCGGTGCTGCGCGATATCACATCGATCTGCTTGATGACCGTGGCCTGTTGGCGCCGGACCAGCGCCTGACTGCGGCCGACCTGGCTGTCGACCTTGCCGAAGTCGTACAGCATTTGCGACGCCGACAACGACGCCAGCAAATTACCTCCACCCGTGCTCGACGAGTTGCTGGTGCCGGTGCCCATGCCTGCACGTATCTGCGGGTAGTACCCTGCCTTGGCGTAATCCACCCCTGCCGTCTGCTGCGCAAGTGTCGCTACGGCATCCGTGATCGAAGGATGCTGCTGCACCGCCAGTTGGACCGCTCGCGCCATGGGCAAAACGCCCGCCGGCATGCGATCCTTTGTCAAGGGCCGAGGCGCGGGAGCGTCAACTTCGGTCGCGAGACTGGAGGGCGCCAATTTCCGGTTCTCATTGGGAATGGGCGAACTCACCGCAGGAACGCTGCCCTCTGGCTCGTCTATACGCGCAAATGAATTGGGCGCACTCGCGCTCGTGTCGGCTTGTGCAAAAGCCGATGAATACGTGATGGGGAGCACAGGGGATAGCGCCAATATAACCCCCATAGCATTAAGCCACCTCACCTCTTGTCGTCTGAAAGGCTGAGCGCCTTTGGACTCGATCAAATGTTTGGATCTAATTTTCATACCCTCGGATATTTGCTTTATTAATGCATGCAAATATTCCAACATGCATTCAACACGCCTAAAATCACAAATGCGCACCTTTCTCAAAAAAATGAAAATCAGATGCACAGCGACGATTCAAACACAACCAAAAATTATGTTCCCCAAGGCAGTATCAGGCTCTGCGAT includes:
- a CDS encoding type I secretion system permease/ATPase — its product is MELPKQYTAWLDAMLMVGRHYGIGASAENARVALAWESGTSLDTLLEIMARQMGLSLRLSGFDNSLLDSWRLPIAVELTDGRVGVIRTVNAKNKVGITFSGEQGVESAMDGAELKKLVVRAALLRPLADVPDARVDEYIKPWKPSWFWKIALADWHRYGEVVLASLVANVLALSGMMFSMQVYDRVVPSQSESTLWVLFGGVMLAIAFEFLMRLCRTYIIDILGKRADLQISETVFGRALRLRYDARPKSTGSFIAQIREIDQVRELLTSTTIGAAADIPFFFLFLGVLWLIGGQLVWIPLAALPLLLLPGLLAQRPLARLANAGMRESALRNAMLVEAVQGLDDIKSLRAEPRFQNRWNHVNMVSADIGMRQRFLTNTLMTWTQEIQGVIYAVVLLVGCYFVMKGDMTTGALVGSSILSSRMVSPMAQISSLLARWQQAKVAREGLNKLMERPVDVPDDARRVHVAHVNGNYRTTGVRFQYSEEAKRPALELPNLRVQPGEKIAVLGRMGAGKSTLLQLFAGMYKPSAGSISLDGLDLALIDPQDVRRDVGLLAQNFNLFYGTIRENLVLGRPMATDQELLEALRMSGGLALVQGRPEGLDEMIQEGGLGLSGGQRQALLLARTIVRQPSVLLLDEPTAHFDEVTEHQVIESLTPWLAPRTLIVATHRMQVLQWVDRIIILDNGRVVMDGPKKHVLGELTNGKA
- a CDS encoding TolC family outer membrane protein, producing the protein MARAVQLAVQQHPSITDAVATLAQQTAGVDYAKAGYYPQIRAGMGTGTSNSSSTGGGNLLASLSASQMLYDFGKVDSQVGRSQALVRRQQATVIKQIDVISRSTAEAVLMVHRFQALTDTAQTQVDAVEKVLELAELRANAGLSTKADPIQARARVQGARANLGQMSSELAQWRQKLRTFVGEVGARTVSVLPGLQDDTLWMSGTPDFQMLPEVLIVQAERQAAKAQLVNTRASKWPTITLDATGNKAVKGINPNTYERHGMYHSLQVNLSVPLYQGGAADAQISAAAAEEAATRERIETALLQAGDQSRAWKELALGGQARLADVEHRKQSILSVRDLYREQYQLGTRSILDLLNAEQEIHQADADAQGLTHDLWQYRLEYLAATGRLREFFGLNNKIVQGMELLP